The proteins below are encoded in one region of Pontibacter deserti:
- a CDS encoding GumC family protein → MKKNTKEHEIDLKSWLFKFKAKWYLFLLFAIVSLAVAYVYVKSSERLYKFSATILLGDQHTGSKKAQELLNLLEVQNKGIKVEDEIGLIKSTEMIRKAMLRLDFNVSYYKVSDHWLNSITDIIVEEQYESAPYTIKLDTNAHQLVDVPMTVRMLPGNKYELTVKGKDVAHYNFKNHTVKEYLPEVEFTKVLPVGKPYKDKYLSFTLEPSKNVDVAPAKEHYFIINSLDSQVSQHQAHLEVSPIEREARVLWLVSKGSIPEKEILFLNTLMDTYVANDLQEKNQNGRKTLEFIENELAMLTDSLRQSKQALSSFRSANRIANIDVQSNINYEKLSQLEIERAQITTDKIYYQNILEQIQNGDGIAQSVSPTVAGIQNPNLNNLFLELSELNKQKAGYEVNATQKNQLLQVLEGKIASTKSSIIANLKNLIRSADISLKDVDRRMNQIETSLAKIPENERRLMDLQSQAEFINKRYDFLLEKRAEAAIALATNTTDKKIVDHAALASVGPINVKPKMIYMLALLIGLAIPAGLIVLISNVDNTIQGKNDLNAITSIPFLGVVAHGSKSDKLAVKNNPRSAIAESFRSIRINLQYLLSESSFKVVGVTSSISGEGKTFCSVNLSSELAMSGKRVVLIESDMRKPTFGKYFNTNNAAGLSSFLMQGLPLEEVIQSTEIENLDIIPCGPIPENAIRLLELPKMRELIEKLKEQYDYIVVDTPPIGFVSEYFILMKHLDTNLYVVKHKYTDKGMLGQINELYAAKKIKNLYMIINDLDYSNTYEYGYKKKASYYYV, encoded by the coding sequence ATGAAGAAGAATACAAAAGAACATGAAATAGACCTAAAAAGCTGGCTTTTCAAGTTCAAAGCAAAGTGGTATTTGTTTCTATTATTTGCTATAGTCTCATTAGCTGTTGCCTATGTGTATGTAAAAAGCTCTGAGCGTCTCTATAAGTTCAGCGCTACAATTTTGCTTGGTGATCAACACACAGGTTCTAAAAAAGCTCAGGAATTACTTAACCTACTTGAAGTACAGAATAAGGGTATTAAAGTGGAAGATGAGATTGGCCTGATCAAATCAACTGAAATGATCAGAAAAGCAATGCTACGCCTCGACTTTAATGTATCCTATTATAAGGTGAGTGATCATTGGTTAAATAGCATAACAGATATAATTGTAGAAGAACAGTATGAGTCTGCGCCTTATACTATAAAATTGGACACAAATGCTCATCAATTAGTAGATGTGCCTATGACTGTACGCATGCTTCCTGGCAATAAATATGAGCTAACAGTTAAAGGGAAAGATGTTGCGCACTACAATTTCAAGAACCACACCGTAAAGGAGTATTTACCTGAGGTTGAGTTCACAAAAGTATTACCTGTAGGAAAGCCTTATAAGGATAAGTACTTAAGTTTTACTTTGGAGCCATCAAAGAACGTAGATGTTGCTCCTGCAAAGGAGCATTACTTCATTATTAATAGCTTAGATAGTCAAGTGAGCCAGCATCAGGCTCATCTAGAAGTTTCACCGATTGAACGTGAAGCAAGGGTACTATGGCTAGTTAGCAAAGGAAGTATACCTGAAAAAGAGATCCTGTTCCTGAACACACTCATGGATACTTATGTAGCCAATGACCTTCAAGAAAAGAATCAGAATGGGCGCAAAACCCTAGAATTTATTGAGAATGAATTAGCCATGCTAACTGATTCTTTAAGGCAAAGTAAGCAGGCACTTTCTTCTTTCAGATCAGCAAACCGAATAGCAAATATTGATGTACAATCTAACATTAACTATGAAAAACTGTCGCAGTTAGAGATTGAAAGAGCACAAATTACAACTGACAAAATATACTATCAGAACATTCTGGAACAGATTCAGAATGGTGATGGTATCGCCCAATCTGTATCACCTACAGTAGCTGGTATCCAGAATCCAAATTTAAACAACCTATTCTTGGAGTTGTCTGAACTGAACAAGCAAAAAGCCGGCTATGAAGTTAACGCTACACAAAAAAACCAGCTGTTACAGGTTTTAGAAGGCAAGATAGCAAGCACTAAAAGCTCTATCATTGCTAACCTAAAAAATCTGATCCGTTCCGCTGACATATCTCTGAAAGATGTGGATCGAAGAATGAATCAGATTGAGACCAGCCTTGCCAAAATACCTGAAAACGAAAGACGTCTTATGGATCTGCAAAGCCAGGCAGAATTTATTAATAAACGTTATGATTTCCTGTTAGAAAAGCGTGCAGAAGCAGCTATAGCATTGGCTACTAACACTACTGACAAGAAAATAGTTGATCATGCAGCGCTTGCCAGTGTAGGCCCTATCAACGTAAAACCAAAAATGATTTACATGTTGGCATTACTGATTGGCTTAGCAATCCCTGCTGGTTTAATTGTGCTGATAAGTAATGTTGATAATACTATACAAGGGAAAAATGACTTGAATGCTATCACAAGTATTCCATTCTTAGGCGTGGTGGCACATGGCAGCAAATCAGATAAACTGGCAGTTAAAAACAATCCACGCTCTGCAATTGCAGAATCATTTAGATCTATCCGTATTAACCTACAGTACTTGTTGTCTGAGAGCAGTTTTAAAGTAGTAGGTGTTACATCATCTATTTCGGGAGAGGGCAAGACGTTCTGTTCGGTTAACTTAAGTAGTGAACTAGCCATGTCCGGTAAGAGAGTTGTACTAATTGAATCTGACATGCGTAAACCTACTTTTGGAAAATATTTCAACACAAATAACGCAGCGGGCCTTTCTTCTTTCCTGATGCAGGGGCTGCCATTAGAAGAAGTTATACAATCGACCGAAATCGAAAATTTGGATATTATCCCTTGTGGACCTATACCTGAAAATGCAATTCGACTGCTTGAATTGCCTAAAATGCGTGAACTTATTGAAAAATTAAAAGAGCAGTATGATTACATAGTAGTTGATACTCCGCCAATCGGTTTTGTATCTGAATATTTTATCCTGATGAAGCACTTGGATACAAACCTATATGTGGTGAAACATAAATACACAGATAAAGGAATGCTTGGGCAGATCAATGAGTTGTATGCTGCTAAAAAGATCAAAAACCTATACATGATCATTAATGATCTGGATTACAGCAACACGTACGAGTACGGATATAAGAAAAAGGCTTCTTACTACTATGTATAA
- a CDS encoding polysaccharide biosynthesis/export family protein, protein MKNIFYFLFCLMVVSSCVTKKELVYMQNENLKNTTPTTFNNNVPDYKLQVNDVLSVKVLSAESELSEIYNIISPTNGFGVAEPGSMYLSGYSIDSEGNINLPNVGKLKVAGMNTLQAQQLIQRNLDRYLNGATVVVKLISFKISILGEVENPGYYHVYNEQANLLEGLAMAGDLRQGANRQNIKLIRQKPGGSEVILLDLTDPSLVQSPYYYLLPNDVLYIEPRKTHLKRENLVIISVVLGVVSTAALFLNFVK, encoded by the coding sequence ATGAAAAACATATTTTATTTTTTATTCTGCCTGATGGTAGTCAGCTCATGCGTTACAAAAAAAGAGTTGGTTTACATGCAAAATGAAAATCTGAAGAACACCACTCCTACTACATTTAACAACAATGTACCAGATTATAAGTTACAGGTAAATGATGTATTATCTGTTAAGGTACTGAGTGCGGAAAGTGAATTATCGGAAATATATAACATCATCAGCCCAACCAACGGATTTGGGGTAGCTGAACCAGGCAGTATGTACCTGAGCGGATATTCTATTGATAGTGAAGGTAACATTAACCTACCTAACGTTGGTAAACTAAAGGTTGCTGGCATGAATACTTTACAGGCACAGCAACTCATTCAGCGTAATCTTGATCGCTACCTTAATGGTGCTACCGTTGTAGTAAAGCTAATCAGTTTTAAAATAAGCATCCTGGGCGAAGTCGAGAACCCAGGCTACTACCATGTTTACAATGAACAAGCCAACCTGTTGGAAGGTCTTGCTATGGCCGGAGATTTAAGGCAGGGTGCTAATCGCCAGAACATAAAACTTATTCGCCAAAAACCAGGAGGCTCGGAGGTGATATTACTTGACCTGACAGACCCAAGCCTCGTACAATCACCATACTACTACCTGTTGCCAAACGACGTACTATATATAGAGCCTCGCAAGACACATCTGAAGCGTGAAAACCTTGTAATTATATCTGTAGTATTGGGTGTAGTCTCGACAGCAGCTTTATTTTTAAATTTTGTGAAATAA
- a CDS encoding polysaccharide deacetylase family protein, which translates to MKTTIRKAIHQMDVLMAPLILSAVKEQNALNTYLFHALFLNKEELTKNQADPQQQVTVDVFRRFVAYHKNKGYTFVSPVDVLNGLDPEKKYIMITFDDGYYNNLRALPVLEEFNVPALFFISANHVRNGKAFWWDVAYREGKKAGMTDAAISIEKEYLLTLTDDAIDSHLISKYGIDCLTPISETDRPLTPDELNKFAQHPLVHIGNHTCDHAVLPNYTTAGIKEQISQAQDILEDIVGYRPVTIAYPCGEYNDKVLEVCQQEGIKLGITVHHAKNFNPQLYEMKNLLTLNRFTIWGNEDLISQCNFYRSDYHMLDKMKKVLKKIKV; encoded by the coding sequence ATGAAGACAACTATACGAAAAGCCATACACCAGATGGATGTGTTGATGGCTCCCCTTATACTTTCTGCTGTTAAAGAACAGAATGCACTGAATACATATCTTTTCCATGCTCTTTTCCTGAATAAGGAAGAGTTGACTAAGAACCAGGCAGACCCACAACAACAGGTTACTGTAGATGTATTCCGCAGATTCGTGGCCTACCATAAAAACAAAGGCTACACTTTTGTATCTCCAGTTGATGTGCTGAATGGCCTTGATCCGGAAAAGAAGTATATAATGATCACATTTGACGATGGATATTATAATAACCTTCGTGCGTTACCAGTGCTTGAAGAATTCAATGTACCTGCCTTATTCTTTATTTCAGCAAATCATGTTCGGAATGGGAAAGCATTCTGGTGGGATGTAGCCTACCGTGAAGGGAAAAAAGCAGGTATGACAGATGCAGCAATTAGTATTGAAAAAGAATATTTGCTAACCTTGACCGATGATGCTATTGATAGCCACCTTATATCAAAGTATGGTATCGATTGCCTTACACCAATAAGTGAAACAGACCGACCATTAACACCAGATGAATTAAATAAATTTGCACAACATCCGCTGGTACATATTGGCAATCATACCTGCGACCATGCTGTGTTGCCAAACTATACAACAGCAGGTATAAAAGAGCAGATAAGCCAGGCACAGGATATATTAGAAGATATTGTTGGTTATAGACCTGTTACCATAGCTTACCCTTGTGGGGAATATAATGATAAAGTCTTAGAGGTGTGTCAGCAGGAGGGTATAAAGTTAGGTATTACAGTGCATCATGCTAAGAACTTTAATCCGCAGCTATACGAAATGAAAAACTTGCTTACACTTAATCGCTTTACTATTTGGGGTAACGAAGATCTTATTAGTCAATGCAATTTTTACCGATCAGATTATCATATGCTAGATAAGATGAAAAAGGTATTGAAAAAAATTAAAGTATAA
- a CDS encoding class I SAM-dependent methyltransferase, whose product MAKPLTAPGTTMGTTSGSSLKKLVYIPIKRWLLLHLRLDTSYFKKQSDRIWLDKQLFPRLSNIKAGRILFVGCAFYTWESLKYFSKGVDLVTVDIDENNVIWGGKQHLVASILDIDKHVEASSFDIVLLNGVFGHGVNTPDMQAQTYKALHTILKPDGLLLVGWNSDISEDPMELETRKELFYRTEYEGLPQRTSFKDSTHVIDFLRKKV is encoded by the coding sequence ATGGCAAAACCTTTAACAGCTCCAGGCACAACTATGGGCACGACATCTGGTTCATCATTAAAAAAATTAGTATATATCCCTATAAAACGATGGCTCCTTCTGCACTTGCGCCTAGATACCAGCTATTTCAAAAAACAATCAGACCGTATCTGGTTAGATAAACAACTTTTCCCTCGGCTTTCAAATATTAAAGCAGGCCGCATTTTGTTTGTTGGTTGTGCTTTTTATACTTGGGAATCACTTAAATACTTCAGCAAAGGTGTTGATCTGGTCACAGTTGATATTGATGAAAACAATGTAATATGGGGTGGTAAGCAACACTTAGTAGCAAGTATTTTAGATATTGATAAACATGTGGAAGCAAGCAGCTTTGATATAGTACTACTGAATGGTGTTTTCGGGCATGGTGTTAACACACCAGATATGCAGGCACAAACTTACAAAGCTTTACATACTATTCTTAAACCTGATGGTCTACTCTTGGTCGGCTGGAACAGCGACATCTCAGAGGACCCAATGGAGCTTGAGACAAGAAAAGAGTTATTTTACCGTACTGAGTATGAAGGTTTACCTCAGCGCACTTCCTTCAAAGACTCCACCCATGTTATAGACTTTCTAAGAAAGAAGGTATAG
- a CDS encoding DUF1737 domain-containing protein — protein sequence MEYNIIIAPDLDSLATRVADFIPMGWKLKGSILEHNDGFAQQLERRPSDAIRMQRKQRTPKQKRTKWIE from the coding sequence ATGGAGTACAATATTATAATCGCACCTGATCTTGATTCTTTGGCTACAAGAGTAGCTGATTTTATCCCAATGGGCTGGAAACTAAAAGGTAGTATTCTGGAACATAACGATGGTTTTGCACAGCAACTGGAGCGTAGGCCTTCTGATGCTATAAGGATGCAGCGTAAACAGCGCACACCTAAACAAAAGCGTACAAAATGGATTGAGTAA
- a CDS encoding CopD family protein yields the protein MSYFYVKALHIIFVVTWFAGLFYIVRLFIYFAETTEKPEPERSILQEQFKIMQKRLWYGITWPSAILTLIFGLSMWHLYGGTPNWLVWKLSFVVGLYVYHFLCHAIFKQQQQGILKYNSTQLRIWNEVATLFLISIVFLVVLKSTLSMIWGIVGLILFSAILMLAIRIYKRVRESK from the coding sequence ATGAGCTATTTTTACGTTAAGGCGCTGCACATCATATTTGTGGTAACCTGGTTTGCCGGGTTGTTCTACATTGTGCGCCTTTTCATATATTTCGCCGAGACTACTGAGAAACCTGAACCTGAGAGGTCTATACTTCAGGAGCAATTCAAGATCATGCAGAAGCGGTTGTGGTATGGCATTACCTGGCCTTCGGCTATACTTACCCTTATCTTTGGTCTGAGCATGTGGCACTTGTATGGAGGAACACCCAACTGGCTTGTATGGAAACTGAGTTTTGTAGTAGGCCTATATGTATACCATTTCCTGTGTCACGCTATTTTTAAACAGCAACAACAGGGTATTTTAAAGTATAACTCCACCCAACTCCGCATCTGGAACGAAGTAGCCACACTTTTCCTGATCAGCATCGTGTTCCTGGTGGTGCTAAAGAGCACACTAAGTATGATATGGGGCATTGTTGGCCTTATACTTTTCTCGGCTATACTTATGCTGGCTATTCGCATTTATAAGCGTGTTCGGGAGAGCAAGTAA